Genomic window (Nymphaea colorata isolate Beijing-Zhang1983 chromosome 1, ASM883128v2, whole genome shotgun sequence):
CtgtgtttcataaatatttaCACACGGATGAAGATATGGATACAGCTACCCATCTGCCATTTATATATAACTGTAAACGTACGCTGCATGGGCACTCTTAGCAGATCAGTAAAAGATGAGCCCGTTTAACAATCGTTTTTAGCTTTGCAATATGAATAAATGTAATTAGTCGTTGAGAATATAATTTATAGtttgaataaattaatttttaaatgtataCATTTCATGGTAAAATGTATGGAACACTTGTTTGTAGGTGGGATAAACTATTTGCCAGGAAAATTAAACCTCCTGATATTCTTTTAAAGGAGTCAAGATTTTACTTATATAACAATATAAACAATGCACAACGGTCATCAGGTAAATAGAACTAACGTAACAGAGGAGTtccgccaaaaaaaaaaaagtactggGAGAACAAAAGCGAAGATAAATTTGGTATTACGGAACTACgcaataatttgaaaattataagtACTCGTTACCAGTTATTCTGAGCAATGTTATTATGATAAAATTTGCGTAATTTGGTAATACATGTCTTGGAGCAAAAACATTAGATATTCTTGTTGCaaatttgcaacaaatcagTCTAAGCTTGGAGCAAAAACATTTGATATTCTTATGGCAACAAAGACAGATTACATTCTTGATCAATTTTTAAGGTCTGAAGTCCATCTCCATGCCCAGGTCAATGGAAGTTTATACCACTGTAGCACAACGGGagacaattcataagttcaaattTCAGGACAAGACGAGTGCAGCTAGCTATTTGAATACCTGCATGTCAAGTCTCTGTGTGCATaaaaaaattctctctctcagCCGCGTCTACTGTCTAAGGAGAAACCAAATATTTCAACCAAGTTCATGGCCTCTTCTATTTCACAGGAGTCCGAACAACgagatctctttctttctctctctctctctctctctctctctctctctctctctctctctgtgcactCAACCAAACAACTGCATCCAATTTGAGAGTTTTTCGAACGCTTAATTTCAGGGATACGTAACTAGCTAACTAACGAAATTTGCAATTTCCTGCATGGTGTTTACCAGAAATTGCATATTTGAGGAATCATCATATGATCAAGAAAGAGAACCATTAAGATAAAAACTAGTATTCATGCAATCCAACGATGTAATTCAAGTGCCAGGACTGCCCAACACACGAAAGGGGATCTAAAATTTCACCTTACAAAAGTGACACCAAATGAGGAAATAGAAGCAAAATGAGAAACAGAAAGGAGATCAAAGCGCTGCACTACCACTAACTGATGAGCTCCACAGTTCACGTTAAGTCAGCATCTATATATACTTATACCTGCATTAATGAGGGGAAGTCAATAACTAGGAAAGGAACGGCGAAAGAAATCATAATGATtgaaacttcttcttttttttctgaagagaaaaaaatggatctAAACACGAGTTATCTTCTTCAAGAACCAGAACTGTCTGTCTCTctatcactctctctctgtgcccTCTGTAAGATTAAGAGAAATACATACCAGGTAGTAGAAAGCGCCATTTTGCAACGGCTGCAATGTGACACCAAATTCATCAGTCATCACCGGCTGTCCGGAGGAATGAAGCAGCACAGCTTCCTCCCCAAAAGCTTCCCTTACATTTACAGGCATCGGCGCCACTTCGAATGCAAGATCATTAATAAACACCGTCAGTCTTGCAGAGCTGGAGGCAGAACCGCCCAAATCTGGAATACCCACAAACATCAAAGGCATGCATCAATCCTGAAAACCATGAAATCAAGTTGCTTATTTTTCTCAGCTCTGTCTCTCTTTTACCTTGCAGTAATGGAGCAATGGCGTAATTCTGGTGAGGGCTTCCTACAACAACATTCAGCCTTTCGTCCTGTTTCAGCTGCTCATGGAGTTGCACCATGCTTGATAATTCAGAAAGAGAAGAGGGcgcagagagggagggaaatgGAGCACTGTTCTGAAAAAAGAAGGATCGTGGGTCGTGAAGAGGGAATTGGTGCAGTGCTGGTTGGTAAAATCCGGCTTGATTAACGGAAGCAGTAGGAGTGGATGGAGAATTAACAGACTCCATGGCGTTAAGGTATGCACTTGATGACGTCCTTTCAGAGGAAGAGGATGaattggtggtggtggtggtggtggtggtgacgGTGGCGGTGTTGGTAGTGGTGGCCGCTGTAGCGGCTGCAGTAGCAGTTGCAGTGATGGTGTTCATTTGAGGTGGTGGTGTTGCAGCCATAGAAGTGCTGGTGGGGGTTGAGAGATGAGTTTTTCCTGAAAGATGGCGCTGTTTGTGTTTGCTTCTGGACTTGCGATTTTGGAACCAGTAGAAAACATTGGCGTCACCTACTTGACCATACTCTTGCAGCTGAGCTCTGATCTTCCTTATCTCATCCCTTGGTGGATTTACCATTCCAGAGTTGAAGATGGCCTCCAGTATCCTTATCTGCTCTGGCTTCGGGTTCCATCTGGGTTTTGGCTCTGGGCTTCTTTCTTCACCTCCCACTGAGTGAAATATTTCAAGACATGTAAGATTACTTGTTCTTTTGTCATGTCAATGTTCCATAACACTAGGATGGAAATGGTACTGATGAAATGTCCACTGTGACAGAAGTATGGGTTTCATGCAATATTTTTACGATTACACTTTCATTTTACGGGAACGAATCTAGGCATTTCGCCACCGTCTTCATCTTGCCAGAGagcgagaggaagagagagcagagagagagcgagggcatgaatttctcaaaaatttgtaACCATATGCACCAAGATTAGACAACCTTTATATTCATTCTCAAAGGTCATTTCAAGAACCCCCccatctgtctctctctatatcactctctctctctctctctctacatcaATCAGTGGGTCTGAGGATTCATGAATGATTGTGGACATATCTGATGACCCAAAAGGTAAGAAAGGAGAGAATAGCAGGAGAgacagaagaaagaaatgatGAGTACCTGATGAATAGGGTTGCTTCTGGCAAGCCGAAATTATGTCATGCTGCCACTGGTGATGATGCGAGTTGCAGGGCTTAGACTTGAACATGCTGGGCCAGTGCCTGTTCGAAGAAGCCATGATGATGACCAACTGTGAGAGGAAGCTGAAAGAGAGGCTGAATCCTCCCAGAAATCACAGTTTTCTTTTAGCTTCTGCTTCTTGTGCACTCCAGCGGCAACCACCATAAAACCTCCTCTTATAGCTCTCACCTACCCTGTGAACAGAGAACCAATTCCATTCTAATAAATAAGTCATGCCCTTTCTCATCTTTCAAAGAACATCCATTAATTTAAATGTGACAAAGGCGAATGCTCAGTAATAAAAATCAAACAGAATTAGAAAAAAAGGATATGAGAACAGACTATCCCCTTTGAGGCCTCCCATCCTTTCTTCCCTCCTTACTCTACTGTGCATTAAATCCCAAACTTTACTTCTCTCAACTCAAAGTACAATAATTTTCCCTTGTGCTATCAGCAGAGTTTCTGGTGAAAACCCGACATGATTGTGCTTATATAGAACAggttttgaattttctttttgatgaacAGGGGGAAGATGAGGACTTCTCTCTTTTATATTGTACTCTGAACATGGCAGAAAGtaaagaatctctctctctctctctctcgttttgctTTTTATGGACTGAAGTTGGAGGGGTGTCATTAATGAATAGTGAAAGAGGAGCTATAACTGCTAGGATTATTCTAATGGATGAAGTTGTTGCAGGAGTAAATATAGGGTGTTTGAAAGTCAAGAAAGGTGAACGGAGGTGGCATTTGATTGGAGAGGCAGTAATTGCGATCTTGGACTATCTTGGGCAATCGAAGGGACCGACTTGAGcgtcaaaagaaaaaggtaatcGTGTCCCTCAGTTCTTCCCAATTTCGTTACAACATCATAAACCCGGTGAAAATTCTATCCCAATTGCAAATAACCCACGTCTAAGACGCATTCTAACAGATATACAAATAAATCAAAGACTCTGATCCACAAACT
Coding sequences:
- the LOC116245773 gene encoding WUSCHEL-related homeobox 8-like, which gives rise to MASSNRHWPSMFKSKPCNSHHHQWQHDIISACQKQPYSSVGGEERSPEPKPRWNPKPEQIRILEAIFNSGMVNPPRDEIRKIRAQLQEYGQVGDANVFYWFQNRKSRSKHKQRHLSGKTHLSTPTSTSMAATPPPQMNTITATATAAATAATTTNTATVTTTTTTTTNSSSSSERTSSSAYLNAMESVNSPSTPTASVNQAGFYQPALHQFPLHDPRSFFFQNSAPFPSLSAPSSLSELSSMVQLHEQLKQDERLNVVVGSPHQNYAIAPLLQDLGGSASSSARLTVFINDLAFEVAPMPVNVREAFGEEAVLLHSSGQPVMTDEFGVTLQPLQNGAFYYLV